In Manis pentadactyla isolate mManPen7 chromosome 11, mManPen7.hap1, whole genome shotgun sequence, one DNA window encodes the following:
- the NEIL1 gene encoding endonuclease 8-like 1 isoform X9, which produces MPEGPELHLASHFVNEACKGLVFGGCVDKSPVSRNPEVPFESSAYCISASARGKELRLTLSPLPGAQPPQEPLALIFHFGMSGSFQLAPGDALPPHAHLRFYTAPPGPRLALCFVDIRRFGRWDLGGQWQPGRGPCVLLEYEQFRKNVLRNLADKAFDRPICEALLDQRFFNGIGNYLRAEILHRLKVPPFQKARTVLEALRQRRQSPELTLSQKIRAKLWNPDLLELCHSVPKEVVQLGGKGYGPERGEEDFAAFRAWLRCYSIPGMSSLRDRHGRTIWFQGDAGPLAPKGGTSRMKKLKGAQWGPEDRVEDPPLPSKPRSRTRRARRGPPGQPRAQQPKETSIQQDPEDPPVPGKGKRMG; this is translated from the exons ATGCCTGAGGGTCCTGAGCTGCACCTGGCCAGCCACTTTGTGAATGAGGCATGCAAGGGGCTTGTGTTTGGCGGGTGTGTGGACAAGTCACCTGTCAGCCGCAACCCTGAGGTGCCCTTTGAGAGCAGTGCCTACTGCATCTCAGCCTCAGCCCGTGGCAAGGAACTGCGCCTTACACTGAGTCCCCTGCCTGGAGCCCAGCCCCCACAGGAGCCACTGGCCCTCATCTTCCACTTTGGCATGTCTGGCTCCTTCCAGCTGGCACCTGGTGATGCGCTGCCACCCCATGCCCATCTGCGCTTTTACACAGCTCCACCCGGTCCCCGACTCGCCCTCTGCTTTGTGGACATCCGCCGCTTTGGCCGCTGGGACCTTGGGGGCCAATGGCAGCCAGGCCGTGGGCCTTGTGTCTTGCTGGAGTATGAGCAGTTCAG GAAAAATGTGTTACGAAACCTAGCGGACAAGGCCTTTGACCGGCCCATCTGTGAAGCCCTCTTGGACCAAAGGTTCTTCAATGGCATTGGAAACTATCTGCGGGCAGAGATCCTGCACCG GCTGAAGGTACCCCCCTTCCAGAAGGCCCGCACAGTTCTGGAGGCACTACGGCAGCGCAGGCAG AGCCCAGAACTGACCCTGAGCCAGAAGATCAGGGCCAAGCTGTGGAACCCGGACTTGCTGGAGCTGTGCCACTCGGTGCCCAAGGAAGTGGTCCAGCTGG GGGGCAAAGGTTACGGGCCAGAGCGTGGGGAGGAGGACTTTGCTGCCTTTCGTGCCTGGCTGCGGTGCTACAGCATCCCCGGCATGAGCTCTCTGCGGGACCGGCACGGCCGCACCATCTGGTTCCAG GGGGATGCTGGACCCCTGGCACCCAAAG GGGGCACGTCCCGCATGAAGAAACTCAAGGGAGCACAGTGGGGTCCTGAGGACAGAGTGGAG GACCCTCCACTTCCAAGCAAGCCCCGTTCCAGGACACGCAGGGCACGGAGAGGCCCTCCTGGGCAGCCTAGAGCCCAGCAGCCCAAGGAGACCAGCATCCAGCAGGATCCAGAAGACCCCCCAGTCCCTGGAAAGGGGAAGAGGATGGGATGA
- the NEIL1 gene encoding endonuclease 8-like 1 isoform X6 codes for MPEGPELHLASHFVNEACKGLVFGGCVDKSPVSRNPEVPFESSAYCISASARGKELRLTLSPLPGAQPPQEPLALIFHFGMSGSFQLAPGDALPPHAHLRFYTAPPGPRLALCFVDIRRFGRWDLGGQWQPGRGPCVLLEYEQFRLKVPPFQKARTVLEALRQRRQSPELTLSQKIRAKLWNPDLLELCHSVPKEVVQLGEVQKAKMASHLCFGILGQRLRARAWGGGLCCLSCLAAVLQHPRHELSAGPARPHHLVPGGCWTPGTQSHSGTWVSPRTLHFQASPVPGHAGHGEALLGSLEPSSPRRPASSRIQKTPQSLERGRGWDDWRPRAAAEPRNQRSRLIPYPWSLRGRQTPSRMVSFLASTSAHWTWWPVRLPKGRR; via the exons ATGCCTGAGGGTCCTGAGCTGCACCTGGCCAGCCACTTTGTGAATGAGGCATGCAAGGGGCTTGTGTTTGGCGGGTGTGTGGACAAGTCACCTGTCAGCCGCAACCCTGAGGTGCCCTTTGAGAGCAGTGCCTACTGCATCTCAGCCTCAGCCCGTGGCAAGGAACTGCGCCTTACACTGAGTCCCCTGCCTGGAGCCCAGCCCCCACAGGAGCCACTGGCCCTCATCTTCCACTTTGGCATGTCTGGCTCCTTCCAGCTGGCACCTGGTGATGCGCTGCCACCCCATGCCCATCTGCGCTTTTACACAGCTCCACCCGGTCCCCGACTCGCCCTCTGCTTTGTGGACATCCGCCGCTTTGGCCGCTGGGACCTTGGGGGCCAATGGCAGCCAGGCCGTGGGCCTTGTGTCTTGCTGGAGTATGAGCAGTTCAG GCTGAAGGTACCCCCCTTCCAGAAGGCCCGCACAGTTCTGGAGGCACTACGGCAGCGCAGGCAG AGCCCAGAACTGACCCTGAGCCAGAAGATCAGGGCCAAGCTGTGGAACCCGGACTTGCTGGAGCTGTGCCACTCGGTGCCCAAGGAAGTGGTCCAGCTGGGTGAGGTCCAGAAGGCAAAAATGGCCAGCCACCTCTGCTTTGGCATATT GGGGCAAAGGTTACGGGCCAGAGCGTGGGGAGGAGGACTTTGCTGCCTTTCGTGCCTGGCTGCGGTGCTACAGCATCCCCGGCATGAGCTCTCTGCGGGACCGGCACGGCCGCACCATCTGGTTCCAG GGGGATGCTGGACCCCTGGCACCCAAAG CCACTCAGGGACCTGGGTCTCACCCAGGACCCTCCACTTCCAAGCAAGCCCCGTTCCAGGACACGCAGGGCACGGAGAGGCCCTCCTGGGCAGCCTAGAGCCCAGCAGCCCAAGGAGACCAGCATCCAGCAGGATCCAGAAGACCCCCCAGTCCCTGGAAAGGGGAAGAGGATGGGATGATTGGCGACCTCGG GCTGCCGCAGAGCCCAGAAACCAAAGATCAAGGCTGATACCCTATCCTTGGAGCCTGAGAGGACGTCAGACTCCTAGCAGGATGGTCTCCTTCCTTGCGTCCACctcagcccactggacctggtGGCCTGTGCGGCTTCCTAAAGGCAGGAGGTAG
- the NEIL1 gene encoding endonuclease 8-like 1 isoform X12 has translation MTRRLARIGGCPAWGENKSHVPRLCPPRKNVLRNLADKAFDRPICEALLDQRFFNGIGNYLRAEILHRLKVPPFQKARTVLEALRQRRQSPELTLSQKIRAKLWNPDLLELCHSVPKEVVQLGEVQKAKMASHLCFGILGQRLRARAWGGGLCCLSCLAAVLQHPRHELSAGPARPHHLVPGGCWTPGTQSHSGTWVSPRTLHFQASPVPGHAGHGEALLGSLEPSSPRRPASSRIQKTPQSLERGRGWDDWRPRAAAEPRNQRSRLIPYPWSLRGRQTPSRMVSFLASTSAHWTWWPVRLPKGRR, from the exons ATGACAAGAAGGCTGGCAAGAATTGGGGGGTGCCCAGCATGGGGGGAGAATAAATCTCATGTGCCCAGGCTGTGTCCCCCCAGGAAAAATGTGTTACGAAACCTAGCGGACAAGGCCTTTGACCGGCCCATCTGTGAAGCCCTCTTGGACCAAAGGTTCTTCAATGGCATTGGAAACTATCTGCGGGCAGAGATCCTGCACCG GCTGAAGGTACCCCCCTTCCAGAAGGCCCGCACAGTTCTGGAGGCACTACGGCAGCGCAGGCAG AGCCCAGAACTGACCCTGAGCCAGAAGATCAGGGCCAAGCTGTGGAACCCGGACTTGCTGGAGCTGTGCCACTCGGTGCCCAAGGAAGTGGTCCAGCTGGGTGAGGTCCAGAAGGCAAAAATGGCCAGCCACCTCTGCTTTGGCATATT GGGGCAAAGGTTACGGGCCAGAGCGTGGGGAGGAGGACTTTGCTGCCTTTCGTGCCTGGCTGCGGTGCTACAGCATCCCCGGCATGAGCTCTCTGCGGGACCGGCACGGCCGCACCATCTGGTTCCAG GGGGATGCTGGACCCCTGGCACCCAAAG CCACTCAGGGACCTGGGTCTCACCCAGGACCCTCCACTTCCAAGCAAGCCCCGTTCCAGGACACGCAGGGCACGGAGAGGCCCTCCTGGGCAGCCTAGAGCCCAGCAGCCCAAGGAGACCAGCATCCAGCAGGATCCAGAAGACCCCCCAGTCCCTGGAAAGGGGAAGAGGATGGGATGATTGGCGACCTCGG GCTGCCGCAGAGCCCAGAAACCAAAGATCAAGGCTGATACCCTATCCTTGGAGCCTGAGAGGACGTCAGACTCCTAGCAGGATGGTCTCCTTCCTTGCGTCCACctcagcccactggacctggtGGCCTGTGCGGCTTCCTAAAGGCAGGAGGTAG